AGCCTGATGATGGGTACCCGTTGGGAGCAGGGCGACGCGCAGAACGTTCCGGTGCCAGGTGACCCGGGTTACCTGAACTACACCTACGACCCGCTCAAGACGGGCGTTGCCCCGCCGCCGCCCGATGCGTTCCCGCCGGCTCCCGACGCACCACCTCCACCGGGCCTCCCGGCGCCGACCTACTCCGGTCCGGTGCTCCCGGTGGTGCCACCGGCGCCACTGACCATGCCGGGAGGCATGCCGCAACCGGAGGCCCCGCCCGCCGGATCGACATCGATCTTCGCCGGACCTTATGCGCAGCAAGGCGGTTCAGCGGATCCGGCGCCGGCGCCCACTGCACCTACTCCACCGACAGGGGGTGGCGGATAAATGCTCACCCGCTTCATCCGGACTCAGCTGATCCTGTTCACCGTCGCCTCGGTGGTCGGCGTGGCCGTCATGCTGTTCGCTTATATGCAGGTGCCGACTCTGCTCGGCATCGGTCGCATCACGGTGAAGATGGAGTTGCCGGCGACCGGTGGCCTCTACCAGTTCAGCAATGTCACCTATCGCGGTTCGCAGATCGGCAAGGTCACCTCGGTCGAGCTGACCGAGAAGGGAGCCGAGGCGACGCTGTCCCTGGACCGCTCTCCGAAGGTGCCTGCCGATCTGGCGGCCGAGGTTCGGAGCATGTCGGCTGTCGGTGAGCAGTACGTCGAGTTGTTGCCGCGCACCAACTCTGGGCCATACCTGGACAACGGCTCGGTGATCGCGTTGTCGAACACCAAGATCCCGCAGCAGGTCGGTCCGATGCTCGATCAGCTGAGCGCACTCGTGGACACCATCCCGAAGGACAAGCTCAGCCAGCTGCTCGACGAGTCCTATGACGCGTTCAACGGGACCGGCTACGACTTCGGCTCGCTGCTCGACTCGGCATCGACGATCACCAGGGACTCCAATGCGGTCTCCGATCAGACGCGGGCGTTGATCGACGACTCCAAGCCCTTCCTCGACGCGCAGGCGCAGACCACGGATTCGATCAAGACCTGGGCTGCCAGCATGGCCGGTATCACCGGGCAGGTCGCCGAGAACGATCCCGAGGTCCGGTCGCTGCTGCGCAACGGTCCGGGTTTCGCCCAGGAGACCACCAAGCTGCTCGAGCAGATCAAGCCGACACTGCCGGTCCTGCTGGCGAATCTGACCACGTTCGGTCAGATCGCTGTCACCTACAACCCGTCGATCGAGCAGCTGCTGGTGTTGTTGCCGCCGTACGTCGCCCAGTTGCAGACCTACGCGCCGACCAACAACACGAGCGGTCTGCCGATGGCCGACTTCTCACTGGGTCTGGGCGATCCGCCGACGTGCACCGTGGGCTTCCTGCCGCCGTCGGCCTGGCGCTCACCGGCCGACACCACGGTGATCGATACCCCTGACAACATCTACTGCAAGCTGCCGCAGGATTCACCGATCGGCGTGCGCGGTGCCCGCAACTACCCGTGCATGGGGCATCCCGGGAAGCGGGCTCCTACGGTCGAATTGTGTAACGACCCGAAGGGGTTTCAGCCGCTGGCGCAGCGTCAGCATGCGCTCGGGCCGTATCCGCTCGACCCCAATCTGATCGCCCAGGGCATTCCCCCGGATACCCGGGTGCTGCCGGACGAGAAGATCTTCGGGCCGCTCGGAGGCACGCCGTTGCCGCCGGGTGTCACCGTCCCACCGCCGGGCGCAGCGCCCGAACCGCAGCCGGCACCGAACTTCGCCGGGACCAATCCCGGGCCGATGCTGCCGGGGCAGCCGATGTACCTGGAGCCCCCGGTGCCCGGCGTGCCACCGCCACCGCCGGGCGATCCCAACGCGGTGCCGGTGCCGGCCGTGGATCAGCCGCAAGCGACGGAGCTTCCGCCTGTTCCCCACGGACAGGGGGTATTTCCAGATGCTCCCGAGCTTCCCATGCCCACACAACCCGGCGCTGCCCCGAGTGCGTTCAAAGGCGGTGCTGGAAATGGGCCGTCGGTGGCGATCGCCAAGTACAACCCGCGCACGGGGGAGTACATGGGCAGTGACGGCAATCTGTACAAGCAGACGGATCTGGTGTCCACGCCGAAGACGTGGCAGGACCTGATGCCGACCTAGCGTCACCACGAAGAGAACCGGCCCCGGGCGATCGCCCGGGGCCGGTTCTTTTGTCTGTCTTAGGTTTTCGGCTAGGCGGGCCGCATATAGAACGGCATCCGGACGGCCGGCCACTGATTACGCCCGCACGAACCGCTCGGTCCGGTGGTCACGTCCTCGCCGGTGTATTCGCTCGAGGCAAGGTCCACGTGGCCGTCGAAACCCACGGGGTAGATCTTGTACACCTGCATGCCCTCTACGGGTGTGCCGTCGGCGCAGAAACGCCAGTTGGGTACCACCCGCTTGACGTACCAGAGGCCGTTCGTGGTGTAGATCGGCGCAGACCAGCCCGCGTCGCTGTTCACCGTGCCGCTGCATTCGGTGGGCGAGATGCATTGGGTCGAGATGGTCCAGTTGCTGCGGGTCGAGGGCTGATTCTCGTAGCGGTCGTTGATCCTGGCCCATTCGCCGTTGGACGATGTGGCAAAGGTGCCGTTGATGCCCCATTGCTCGCCCGCACTGGCCGGGGCCGCCCCGCTGAGGCCGACGGTTGTCGCGGCGGCGATGGCTACCGCAACGGCACTTACCCGGGAGACTGACATGAACTGCTCCTTCTGGCCGACCTGGTCATGCGGTAGCCATGTTCTCAGTTTGGGAGAATATCACTATCGGTGCCTGGTCCACGATGGATTCCGCGGTGGCTCCGATGTGGTGGCCGGTGGTGGCAGGGCCTTGACCTAATCGTTCGTAGTAATATTCTCCAAAACTGAGAGTTTAATTTCCAGCTATGCGAAAGTAGCAACGTGCGTGTGACGGTAATGGCGACCGCTTCAGTGATTGTCGCCGGGATGCTGGCTGCTCCGCAGGCAAACGCGGGACCGCAGACATGTAATGACGCTTTCTGCACGCCGGGCATCAACCCGAACGCGGTGCTCGGTGCCCCGTGTGACAACACTTCCTACTACGTGTTCGGCGTGGACGCCCGCAACGGGTGGGGCCGGCTGGTGTTCTGCGGCTCGCCGCGGCGGTATGAGCCGCGGTGGTTCCGGTCTCCACCGATGGTTGGTATCCGGGACGAGAACAGTCTGTGCATCAACGAACAGAACTCGGTGGCCCAGGCCCCCGACGGATTGTTCCTGAGCTGCGTGCCGATGAACGGCGAGACGCGATGGCTTCGCGGCGACGCCTGAGTCACGAACTGTAGAAATGCCTTGGGGGGCGACGCGAAACGCGTCGCCCCCCAAGACATTTCGGATTTGAGCTGGGGTCTACCAGTTCCGGATGGAACACAGCGCGCCCTTGGGGCCGCTGTTGGTCTTGACCACCACACCGTCGACTGCCAATTTGCAGTTGAACCCGGGAGTCGGAAAGTTCGGTGACTCACCGCTCTGTACCAGCACCATGGCCCACAGGTCCGGATCGGCCAGCTGAGCGTCGAGCACCCACGGCTTGTCCGGTGCAACGTCCACGTCGGCCCGTGGACTGAACTCGTACGGATTGTGGCTGTAATCCGAGAACTGCACCGGTTCGGAGTCGCGGTAGTAGATGTGAACCCAGTACGGGGCATCGGCGGTCACGGTGTACTGCACGTGGTGCAACGGCGGACCGGGCGGCGGCGGATCGTCGGCCAATGCCGGTGCGGCCGTGGCGATTGCACCGGCCGCCAGCGCGGCGGCCATCGTGATGGTCAGGGCTCGGCTGGTCGGGTGGCGCATCGATCACATCCTCGTCAGGGTGAACGGGTAGGTGAACGAGCCACCGGGAGCGCCGTCGCAACCGGCGTCGAACGACGAGACCATCTCGCCCGCGAGGGTGTTGGCATCCCACGTGTAGACGTCGTGGGTCGGGATGGTCGGCCCGTAGTAGATATCTCCGCACCGAAGACCGTAGAACTCATCGATCGTCAACGTGTACCGGCCGTCGACCAGCCTCGCGTTTCCTGTGTTGGGCACCGCCTTGGCGACCGGTTGCGGGATCGTCCGGATAGTGATGCAGTCGGTCTGCCGGACGTCGGACCCCGGGTCGCGGCACGGCGTGATCGCCGACCAGATCCAGGTGTGGAAATCCCTGCGGTCCGGGATGTTCAGGTTGTAGTTGCCGAAATACATGGCCTGCGACGGCGGTGCCAGTGCGATCGCTGTCCCCAACCCGAGCGCGGCACTCATCGCCACGCGGACCAAGCTGGACTTCACAGGCACACCTCCACGGATCGAGCACTGGTCGGCTGACTATAGAACGGGATCAGGCTCCACCGTGTCGAAACCGGAATCTCGTCTTCGCCAGCGAGATTATGATTCTCGCATTCGGAGAATAACAAATACAGCGAAGGCGAGATCCCGGGAATCGTCTGTCGTGCGGTCCGTCAGCGCACGGGCTTGAACGTGATGTTCAGTTCGGTGAGCCCGCGCAGGATGAACGTCGGCTCGTAGTTGTAGCGACGATCGTCTGC
Above is a window of Mycolicibacterium boenickei DNA encoding:
- a CDS encoding MCE family protein — translated: MLTRFIRTQLILFTVASVVGVAVMLFAYMQVPTLLGIGRITVKMELPATGGLYQFSNVTYRGSQIGKVTSVELTEKGAEATLSLDRSPKVPADLAAEVRSMSAVGEQYVELLPRTNSGPYLDNGSVIALSNTKIPQQVGPMLDQLSALVDTIPKDKLSQLLDESYDAFNGTGYDFGSLLDSASTITRDSNAVSDQTRALIDDSKPFLDAQAQTTDSIKTWAASMAGITGQVAENDPEVRSLLRNGPGFAQETTKLLEQIKPTLPVLLANLTTFGQIAVTYNPSIEQLLVLLPPYVAQLQTYAPTNNTSGLPMADFSLGLGDPPTCTVGFLPPSAWRSPADTTVIDTPDNIYCKLPQDSPIGVRGARNYPCMGHPGKRAPTVELCNDPKGFQPLAQRQHALGPYPLDPNLIAQGIPPDTRVLPDEKIFGPLGGTPLPPGVTVPPPGAAPEPQPAPNFAGTNPGPMLPGQPMYLEPPVPGVPPPPPGDPNAVPVPAVDQPQATELPPVPHGQGVFPDAPELPMPTQPGAAPSAFKGGAGNGPSVAIAKYNPRTGEYMGSDGNLYKQTDLVSTPKTWQDLMPT
- a CDS encoding Rv2253/PknI dimerization domain-containing protein yields the protein MSVSRVSAVAVAIAAATTVGLSGAAPASAGEQWGINGTFATSSNGEWARINDRYENQPSTRSNWTISTQCISPTECSGTVNSDAGWSAPIYTTNGLWYVKRVVPNWRFCADGTPVEGMQVYKIYPVGFDGHVDLASSEYTGEDVTTGPSGSCGRNQWPAVRMPFYMRPA